The Gemmatimonadota bacterium nucleotide sequence CGGACCTTGTCGCTGGAGATCCGGAAATGAGACTCAAACACGAAGACGGCTGGAATATCCCGGCTGGGAGCCCCTTTTATCCCCCGCTTCCCGCAGTTTATCGAAACGTGCGGTTCCAGTTCGTCTTCTTTCACGCCGCGCCTCCCGCCGTACAGGGCTTTCTCCCGGAACCCTTGCAGGCGGCGAAGGACGGGTTGTGCGTGGCTTCCGGGTTGGAGGTGCCGGATTGTGAGCTCTACGGCCCCTTCGAAGAGTCCTTTATCGTGATGAAGTGCCATTTCCGGGATCAAACCGGGTTCTACTGCTCCCACGTCTTCCACAACGGTCCCGCCGGCATTGCTGCGGGCCGGGAGATCTACGGGACGCCGAAGGTGTACGCGGATTTAAAGGTGACCCATGCGGACCGGTCCATGATGACGGAGACTTCCTATGGCGGGGTGCCGGTATTGACTATCGCCTCGAGCGTGGAAGCCGACGCTCCCCAGGATACCGGTGCCAGCCACGACGCACCCCACGACGCGTCCCAAGACACGATGCCCGCCCTTACTCCGGCTTGGCGCTTGAAGATCATACCCCGAGCGGACGGCCCGGGACCTGCCCTCAAACAACTGATCGACTGCACCGAAACGACCCGGGACGTGGAAGTGCACGCTTTCGCGCAGGGGAAGGGCACAATCGTACTCGGCGCTTCACTGCGGTGTGACCTCACCCCGCTCGCGCCGCTCGAATACGGAGATGCCTTCCACATGGAGAGCAGCTATTCCGAGGGATATGCGCGGGTTGTTTACGACTATCTGAGCGAGAAACCGTAACCGATGGGTGACACACTGAAGGTCGGGATACTATACCCTCTTCATTCCGCGGAGGACGACTACCCTAGCCTGGCCGCGTCGCTGAAGCCCGCGGTGGATGTCCGGGTGGTCCATACTGACAGTCCAAACCTGCACCGTATCGACGAGACGCTGATCACCGGCAGCCGGGAATACCTGCTCGCCGGAGTGGAGGAGCTAATTCCTCAAGACGTCGACGTTTGTATGTGGGCGTGCGCGAGCGGGAGTTTCGTCTTTGGGGTGGAAGGCGCGCGTCGCCAGGCGCAGGACCTGGCCGATGCGCTCGGTGTTCCAGCATCGAGTACGTCGCTGGCGTTCCTCAGTGCCTGCAATGCCCTCGGGCTAAGACGGGTTGCGATTGCGGCGACCTACCCGGAAGAACTGTCGAAAGCCTTTCGTACTTTTCTCGATTCGGATGGCATCGAAGTGGTCCACATGGGGTATCTCGGGGTCTGGACGGGGGATGAGTCCGCGCTCATTGAACGCGATGAGGTGTTGCGCTTTGCACGGGCCAACGATCATCCCGATGCGGAGGCGGTCCTGATTCCGGACACCGCGCTGTACACCGCGGCTTTCCTTCCCGAACTCGAGACGGCGGTGGGCAAAACGGTGCTGACGGCGAACCAGGTGACGATGTGGGAGGCCCTGCGCCTCGCGAACCGTCTGAAGCCGCAGTCTGGACTGGGACGGTTGATGGAAGTCATCGCATGACGTTTGACAGGTACCTAAGGAGATCGGCATGGATCGTTTTATTGAAGTGACCTTGAAGAAACGCGGTGTGAGCTGCATCGCGCGGTTGCTGGATGACCTTGCGCCGAAGACGTGCGAGGCGGTGTGGAACGCATTGCCGCAGGAGAATGATGCCTATCACGCCAAGTACGCGAGCAACGAAGTCTATACCCTCGTCCCATCCTTCGCGCCAAGCGAGATTGGTATGGAGAATCCCACCGTTACGCCGATCACCGGCGATCTGCTTTACTTCTTCTTCCCCCCCGGCGCCGTCAATGTGCCATCGTTGCGCGAGGCCGCGTTCAGTACGGGTCTGGTCGATCTTGCAATCTTCTACGGACGGGACAATCTGATCCTGTCGCCCAACATGGGCCTGGTCCCCGGTAATCGCTTTGGCGAGGTTACGGAGAATCTCGAGGAGATGGTGGAGGCGTGCACGAGCGTCTGGCGCGAGGGATTCGCCGGAGAGCGACTGGCGTTCAGCCGGGTGGAGTAGATCGGATCACTTCACCCATTGTGTCGCTCTTAAAGGTTCTTTCGTTGAGCCTGCCTTATGGATTCTGATCGGGATGAATCGGGCGTTGCCGGACGTATTCCGATCGCGTGATCTCGAAATCCAGCTTTCTGTCCGACGATTCGCCTGCGATTCTCAGTCCGCAGGCCCGCCATAGCGCGACGGAACGGGCGTTGTCCACGGAAACATCTAAGGGACGAAGCCGGTCGATTCCCAGCTCTTCAAACGCGTACTCCATCAAACAGCATACTACTTCCCGGCCATATCCTCGGCCCCACAAGGACTTGTCCCAAATCCCGATCGGCATGCGCATCACCTTCTCGCCCGGAATCTTTGCGCGGTCCAGATTCATCCACTGAAGACACACCTCGCCGATCGTCCGGCCGCTCGCCCTTTCCACGATCGCAAAAAGAAACCCTTGCTCTGCCATGATCCTGCCCACCCGCGTGAGCGAATCCGCCGTCGGAGGATCGGCCGGCGGTTCTCCTTCCATGGCGTTCAGGAATTCGGGATCCCGGTAGTAGGCCTCCGCGATCTCGAAATCTGCCTCCCGGAAAGGACGAAGTTGCAGGCGCGCGGTTTGCAGATGGACCTGGTGCCCGGCAAAGTGATCTGGCATGTCCGAATGATGTTCCTTGACCTTCATTTCACGTGAATACGTTTCGAATCAGGCTCAATCCAGACTTAACAGGGCAGGAAGTTCGGTCAATGTAGCGATTTGATAATCAGGTTCTATTCCCGTATCATTGAATGCGCCATTGCGATTCAACCACACCGCATGTACACCGACCGCCTGTGCGCCTTTGACGTCCGTTTCCAGCGAATCTCCCACGTGTAGCAGTTGGTCCAGGCTACAACCTGCTCGTTCCACCGCGATCTGATAGGTCCTCGGATCCGGCTTTTCGATGCCGATATCCTGTGCGTAGACGGCGAAGTCGAAACGGTCAGCGAGCCCGAAGTACTCCGGATAGTTGTTGCCGTTCGACAGCAGACCAAGTTTGTAATGCCGGTCGAGGGCATCGAGCATGGGTACTACATCCTCGTAAGGTCTGATGTCGTTGTACCGGTGTTCCAGATATGCTTCGTTGAGACGCACCGAAAGATCGGGTCCCGTGTATCCCACGTGATCAAGCATCCTGTGGAAGGACCTCCGCCGTATCTCGTCGAAGTCTCTTACCTTTCCCACGTAATCTTTCTCTTCCCGGTCACGAATAGACCACATCTGCTCAACCGTCAGGCTCTGGGATCGCTTGCCCGGTACGCGCTTTATCAGTTCATCGCGAGCGGACTCCATGGACCGCATGATGACCCGGTCCGTGTCGATAAGGGTCTGGTCCACGTCGAAGGAAATTGTGGTGATGTTCAAGAAGATGCCGCCCGTGTTACCAATGGATGCGGTCGGACCTCTGTCTCCAGGCGATCTGCAAGTTCGTCTTCGGCAACGTCGAGCGCATAGTCCATCTGAATACCCATCCAGAATTGTGGTGACATGCCGAAATAGCGCGCCAACCTGAGCGCGGTATCGGCTGTAATACCTCGCTTCCCCAGGACGATTTCGTTGATGCGACGTGCGGGTACGCCCATGGAAAGTGCGAGCCGGTTCTGACTCAAATTCATCGGCTTGAGAAATTCTTCCATCAGAATCTCACCTGGGTGTACAGGAGCCAGTTTTTCATTGCGCATGGCAGAATCTCCTAATGATAGTCCACGATTTCAACATTGTAGGCATCGCCGTTTCTCCACGTGAAGCATATACGCCACTTTGCGTTTATCCTTATGCTGTACTGGCCAGCGCGATCTCCGCGTAGTTTCTCGAGGTGATTTGCCGGTGGTACCCGAAGATCATCAAGTATGGTCGATCGGTTTAGCATGCGAAGTTTGCGAACGGCTATCCGCTGTATATCGTGTGGCAACTTCCGGGATCGGAAGCGACTGAACACCAATTGAGTTTCACGATCGCCAAACGACCGAATCATATTATTATAACGTTTTACGTTAAACGGCAAGGGTTATATCTGATGCACTCCACAATTTCACTAAATCAGAGAAAGCGTTTTGTATGATGCGATTTGCCCAGCTGTTGGCATAACACTGGAATCAATCCCACTACACCGATAGTTTGGCAGATGTTCCGGCAAACTTACCCGTAATCAATCGGTCGATTCCAGTCGTTTCTTCACGAGATCATGTTTCCGTTGGAGATTCAGCCAGAACCCCGGAGTCATATCTAGCGCTTGAGACAGCTGCCACGCAGTCTCGGGAGTAACTCCTCTTTTACCCTGAACGATCTCATTTAGCAGTTGAAGTGGCATGCCGATATGGTCGGCGAACGCCGCCTGAGTCATGCCCAGTGGTTTTATGAATTCTTCGAGAAGCATCTCACCTGGATGAGTGGGGATTCGATTATCTGGTAACATTGTTCCTCCTTTGGATTATCATTTGTTATCGTATTAGTAGTTAGAGGTTTGGATGATCTAGAAACAAAACTTTGCACGACTGATTCCGATGACCTATTCAAAGCTTGTCAAAGACGACAAAGCATTAGCCGAACACATTCGTCGCACCTTTGACCTCGGCAGCTCCGCGTTTCCACTTCACAGGATAGGTAAGGGATTCAAAAGCGTCGTCCTGGGAAGCCCCGCCGGTCTGGTCTTTCGGGTGGCGCTAAACAAGAAGGCTCAGACCGGACATAAAAGAGAGTGTTACGTCCTACCAAGGCTCAAATCACTTCTACCTGTTGACGTGCCGAATATCCTGAGTTATTGCGAGGAATCGGACGACTTCCCTTTCGGGGCCATGATGCAGAATAAAATCGAGGGACCGGCCCTGGGTTCGGTACTCAAGCGATCGCCGCGGGTTAAGCCAATCGCGGGTTTAATGGGCGAGTTGGTTCTTGCCATACAGACGATCAGGCAGGACGACCTGCCGGAACTGCCGACATCCTCGGCTCCCCAACCGGAAGAAACATGGTCGTACGCGCTCTCCTACCTTAAAGCGAACCTTTCGCCACGCGAACTGCGCAACGCACAGAACTGGTGGGAACAATACAGCGAGGACTGGGAGCAGGGTTGTCCGGTCCAACGGTTTTCTCACGGTGACCTGTGGCATGAGCATGTCTTGTTTCATGCGACCGATGAACCACGGGTCGCAGGGGTTCTTGACTGGGAATACGCGGGATTTGGTGATCCAATCTTTGATTTCGTGCCGCAAATGCGCCTGTGCCGCGAATATGTGACCTGCATGCTTGAGGCATATCAGGAGAATGGAGGCGAATTCGGACCTGGCGCCCTCTCTCGCATTGAACTGTACCTCCATTACAGGGAACTCGGTGGACTGTGCTATTGCCTGGAGACCGGTAATGAGCGTGAAGCTCAGTTTTGTTTAGAGAAATTCAGAACCGTTCTGGGTCCGCTTGAATAGATTGGCAGGTAGATTGCCGCATCCTTCTGACAACCAACCCTCTTGGCTAGAAAAGGCAGATCGATCATTCAGTACACTGTTGTGACCACCCCGGATGTTGAAAACCTGCTCGTCAGCCTCGGACTGGATCACGGTCGAATCCATCCCATCAAGGGAGGCTGGTCTTACTGGACTTTTGAAATCGAATACAGGTGCCGCGATGAGCACACCGAGTCCTCGAACCCAGGCTGGATCTTTCGTTTTCCCCGAAACAGTGTCGTCGCCAAAAACCTGAGAAAGGAGCAGGCGGTACTGCCCGTTGTCGCTCCACAGGTCGAGTTCGCCGTACCGTGTTTCGAGTATGTGGGAACCTGGCGCGGACAGCCCTATGCGGGGTATCGGCGGATTCCGGGTCGTCCTCTGTCCAGCCGTCCATATACCCACACCAAACTGGCCGGTGAGGTGGCCGAATCCATAGCGGCCGCGCTGTCCTCACTTCACGACATCCCCGCCTCGCTGGTCTCCGAGGCCTGTGGCATGGATCCCACTGTCGAGGCGTGGCGGCAGCGCTACGACGAACTGAGGGAAACTGTCCGTATCAGTATATCGCCCTTACTGGACTCACGTATGCGTGAAGCCGTCGAACGCGGTTTCAACCGGTTTCTCGACGAGGAACTCACGACGCTTGATGACGTCGCCCTGGTGCACTGCGACCTGGGTTGCGAGCATATCCTGATCGAAGAGGACGGGGTGGCCGGGCTGATTGACTTCGAAGACGCGACCATCGGCGATCCGGCGATCGATTTCGTCGGTATTTATGTTACTTACGGCATGGAGGCCGTTGAAAGGATACGGGACGGTTATCAGCGCGAGTCAGACGTCCAGGGCGCATCCGTCGTCCAGCACACGTCATGCATCCATCGCGCACTGGACGTCAACTTCGTGAACAGGCTCCGGTTCTACACCTGGATGGCTTCCTGTCACGAGGTCATCTACGGTTTGGAGGAAGGAAGAGCGGATCTGGTGGAGGAAGGTATTGCGGGCTTGCAGGCCCGACTCGGCCACGCCGGATTGCTTTGAAGCCGCCCTACTCATACCGTAGCGTGTCCACCGGGTTCGCCCGGGCTACGCCGATGACACGGAAACTCACCGTCACCAGGGCGATGGCCAGGACGACCGCGCCGGCGGCGAAGAACGCGGCGGGACCGACGTCCGCCCGATAGGAGAACAGCTGAAGCCATTGCCGCATGGCGATGTAGGCGATGGGCGCGGCCAGTACCGTAGCGATCAGGACCAGGTAGAAGAATTCCCTCAGGAGCAGACCCGTCGTCTGGACGACCGTGGCACCGAGGATTCTCCGCATGCCCACTTCCCTCGTACGCCGCGCCGACATGAATGAGGCCAGGCCGAACAGCCCGGCACAGGCCATAAAGACCGCGACAGACGAGAAAACGCCGAAGACCTCGCGGAGTGTCGCCTCGGCCGCGTAAAGCCGGCCGTAATCCTCATCGAGAAACGAATACACCATGGGGATATCCGGCATCTGTTGCTTCCAGGTTTCCTGGATCCACGAGACCGTACCGGTCACGTCATCGGATTGGATGCGGATCGCGTAGAAGGGCAGGTTTTCCCTGGGCCAGTGCCTGATGATCATCGGTTCGATGCGATGGTGAAGCGACCGCATGTGGAAATCCGCGATCACGCCGATGATCCGCCGATCGTGCGCCCAGGGATGGCCAATGTGGATCAGGACCTCCTGATCGACGGCCTCTTCGGGCGCGTTCCATCCCAACTGCCGCATGGCGGTTTCGTTGATCATCACGGCTTCCTCCCGGTCCGCCAGGCGCGAACTCGACAGGCTCCGGCCGGCCAGCAACTCCATCCCGAATACCTCGACGAAATCATCGGTGATCGCCCAGTCGAGCAGGTTCTGCGCTTCCGCCTGCGGCCGGTCGGTCCGCCGCGTTCCCGTTGTGGCGAGCAGGCCCTTGCGTCCCGTGCGGCCGGGCAGCATCAGGGTGGTACCAACGCTTTCGATCTGGGGGTATTGCTCGAGCGTTTCCCTGAAAACCGGATACTGATCCACGAAGGTCGGGAAACTGGACGGTCCCACAAGCACCCGTTCCGGCTGCAGGCCCAGCCGTTTGCCCTGAATGTAATCCAACTGTGCGGTGAACACCCAGGTGCTCCCGAGCAGCAGGATCACCATCATGCACTGACCCATGACCAGCAGCCTGCGTACCAGGTGGCGGGTTGCGCCGGTCCCGGTCCGGCCCTTCAGGTGTTGTGCCGGCGTGAAGGCCGCTGTGAAAAACGTGGGGTAGCTGCCGGAGATGAACCCCACCAGGAGGGTCACCGCGGCGATGCCCGTCCAGAACTGCCAGGATCGGAAGATGTCGAGCGCGATGGCCTTCCCCGTGAGGTCCTGGAAGAAGGGCAGACTGAGCGCGACGAGTATCAGCGCGGTCACGATGGCGATGCATGTGATACCGAAGGACTCGCCCATGAACTGGCGGACCAGCTGTCCCCGGTTCGCACCGAAGGCCTTCCGAAGCGCGACCTCGCGGTTACGCGTGAGCGAACGGGCGGTGGCCATGTTCATGAAGTTGAAACAGGCAAGCAGGACGATGACGACGGCCAGGGCGCCGAGCAGCAGCAGGTACGTGCCGTTGCCGTTCTCTCCGGCCTCGTTCTCGAGTCTGGAGTAAAGGTAGATGTCGGTCAGCGGTTGCAACCGGGGGTTCATCGTGATGTTTTCCGCTTCCCATCGCGCGCCGAACCGGTCTTCGAGCACGTCCGGCAGTTTCTGCGCGAAGGCGATGGGATCCGCATCCGGCGACAGCAGCAGGTAGGTATAGAAGGAAGGCCAATCCCACTGCTCCAGGTAATCATTTCCCAGGATACCAAGCGACCCCTCGATCCCAAGGAAGAAGTCCGCCTGGAAATGGGAATGCCCGGGCAGGTCCCGCATCACCCCGGTGACGGTGAAAGGATACGTATCCAGCGTAATGGTCTCACCGAGCGGATCCGCGTTCCCGAAGTACTTGCGCGCCATGGACTCGGTGATGACGACCGATCCCGGATCCTGTAGCGCCTGCTTGGGATTGACCCGCACCAGTGGGAAGGAAAAAACATCGAAGACTTCGGGATCCGCCCAGAACACGCGGTCTTCGAAGTACGATTGGTCTTCATACCGTATGATCCACCCGCCAAAGGGTGGGCTGAGTCGGGCGAATGACTGAACTTCCGGTAGGAGTTCATGTATGGCCGGCCCGAGGGCGGGGGTCGTTTTCGCGTTGGTCCCGTTCACGACGCGGTAGATCTGATCCGCGTTCGCATGGTACCGGTCGTAGGCCCGTTCGTCTTGTATATACAGACCGATGAGGACCGCGCAGGCCATGCCGACGGCCAGATTCAGGATATTGAGCGCGGCATAAGGTTTATGCCTGAGCAGATGCCTGGCACAGATTGTGAAGTAGTGTTTCAACAAGGCGAGACTCCGTTACCGGGCATGCAGCATCTCCATGAATGCCTGGCGGTTCGAAAAGTCTTCAGAATGCCTGTGTCGGTTACATGTCTGTATGTATTCCACGTTTTGCGGATGCACACATCTCCCAGAACGTCTCGTACCGCGGCGACGTACAAGTCGTCTTCGAAACCGGCACTTTCGACCAGGGTCCCATCGATGTCGAATATGACGGCGATCATTGTAGTCGTACCCATGATGTTCGTATGATGCCGCGTCCGCGTGAAATGTCTATCAACTCCGCGTAGCGCGCGCCTTTTGCAACACCTCTTCGATAAACTCCGTCTTGGCGGCCTGATATGCCACGCGGTCACCAGCCAGACGATCCAACAGGGCGGACTTCAAGCGGGCATATTCATCCGCAACGCGCTGATCGGATCTCAGGTAATCCCGAAACAGGATCAGCTTCGCCCACTCGTCGCTGGTTTCTTCGACCATGTGAATATGGTGTGTACAAGGCTCGCCCTTCGTGAAATAGTGTCGGCGGGGTATGCCATTCTCGCCCTTGAACGTATATCCCAGCGCGGCGAGCGGCGCGATGCACACACTGGCCTTCTCGAAGTTCCCTGTCGCAATCGCGATATCGAGGATCGGCTTGGCAGGCATACCGACGATCGCGGTGCTGCCTACGTGCTGGATCTCGACGATATGATCCCCGATTGCTGATTCGATGGTCTCCTGCTCGGATTCGTAAAGCACCGGCCATTCGTCGCGGTAGGTAGAGATGCGCAGTTCGCCGCTGTTCAGTCCGAGGGGAAGCGTTGGGTCTTGGGAGTCGGGTCGGTGGTTATGCAAGGATTGGTTCTGGTTTAAGATCGGTCCTAGTTTCAATAGTAATGGACATTCCCGGCGTGTCGTGCTATTTTCAGGCGGTTTTGAAATCGACAGATCGTAGAAGGTAACACAGGGAATCGATCCCTACAAGAGTCACGAGGAGAACACTGAGATGTTAGTCAAACTGGCGCTGCCGAAAGGAAGCCTGCAAGAATCCACCTTTGAGCTCATGCGTAAGGCGGGTTTCCATTGCACGGTAAGCAGCCGGTCTTATTCCCCCTGGGTGGACGACGAAGAACTGGAGATCATGCTGATCCGGGCGCAGGAGATCGGCCGTTACGTCGAGGACGAGGTGTTCGACGCGGGGCTTACGGGCAAGGACTGGATCGTGGAGACCGGGGCCGACGTGGTGGAGGTGGCGGAACTGGTCTATGCCAAGCATACCCGCCAGCCCCTGCGGTGGGTGCTGGCCGCGCCCGAGGCGTCGGACATTCACAGCGTCCAGGACCTGGAAGGCAAGCGCATCGCCACGGAAGTCGTCAACATCACGGAAGCCTACCTGAAGGAACACGGCGTGAACGCGAAGGTGGAGTTCTCCTGGGGTGCCACGGAGGCCAAGGCCCCGGACCTGGTGGACGCGATCGTGGAAATCACCGAAACGGGCGGTTCGATCCGGGCCAACAAGCTTCGGATCCTCGATACCTTGATGGTGTCCACCAACCGGCTCATCGCGAACAAAACGAGCTGGCAGGATCCGGACAAGCGGCGCAAGATCGAGAACATCGCCCTGCTGCTCAAAGGCGCCATGCTCGCCGATGAGATGGTCGGTCTCAAGATGAACGTGAAACGCGCCGACCTCGACGCCGTGTCCGAACTGCTTCCCGCGCTGCAGAACCCCACCATATCCCCCCTGGCCGATACGGAGTGGGTGGCCATTGAAGTAATGATCGAGGAGCACACCATCCGGCAGCTGATCCCGGCGCTTAAAAGGGCCGGCGCCCAGGGCCTGGTGGAGTATCCGCTGAACAAGGTGATTTACTGACGGTGGCCGCTACGAGCATAAAACCCGCCGTCCGCGCCATGTCCGGTTACACCCTGGTCCAGCCGGACTGTCCGGTCAAGCTCAACCAGAACGAATGCCCTTTCGACGTGCCCGAGGAACTTAAGCGGGAAATCGTGGACGAGGCCCTGGCGAGCAACTGGGGGCGCTATCCTGGATTCGTTCCCGGCGAGGTCAAGGCGGCCATTGGCAGGCGCCATGGGATGGGCCCCGAGCACATCCTGATCGGAAACGGCTCGAACGAACTGATCCAGTCGATCTTCCAGGCTACGGTCTCGACGGGCGATGCGGTCGTGCTGCCCGCGCCGACCTTCACCCTGTACGCCCTCATGGGCAGGATCGCGGGCGCCGACATAAGGACGGTACACCTCAAGCACGATTTAAGCTTCGACGTCGATCGGCTTGTGGAAGAAAGCGCCCATCCGGACGTCAGGCTGGTGGTGCTGTGTTCGCCGAACAACCCGACCGGCTCGATGATCACCCCGGAAGATACGGCACGGATAACCGAAGCGACCACGGGCCTGGTCGTGGTGGACGAGGCCTATTTCGAGTTCGGCGGCGTGTCGTGTATTGAACTGCTGGACCGTCATCCCAACCTGGTGATCACACGCACGTTCTCGAAAGCCCTCGGCGCGGCCGGCCTTCGCCTGGGGTATCTTGTTGCCGATCCTGCCGTGGCGCGGGAAATCGAGAAAGTCAAACTTCCCTACAACGTAAACATCATCTCCCTGATTACTGCGCGAAAGTTGATCGGCCAGGATGCACTGATCGAGGAACGCGCGTCGCTGATCCGGTCGGAAAGGCAACGGGTCTTCGAAGCCCTGCGGGACCTGCCGGGCATCAAGCCTTATCCGTCGCACGCCAACTTCGTATTGTTCGAGGCGGACCGGCCGGTCGCCGGGATCTTCCACGGACTCATCGAACGGGGCGTGCTCATCCGCGACGTCAGCCGCTATCCCATGCTGGAGCGGGGCATGCGCGTGACGATTGGCCTGCCGGCAGAAAACGATGCCTTTCTCGATGCGCTGCGGGAAGTGCTGGCCACGTAATTCGTGTGATCGCCAGGATCATCCAAAGTCCCCCCGAAGTCGGACGTTTCCACATGCACGTCAGGTTAGCCGTTCCGGAAGACACTGATCGTCTGCTCGAACTCATGAAGGGGCTGGCGCGGTACGAAGACTACATCGACCAGTTCGCCGTGACGCGGGAGAGCATCCTCGAGCACGGATTTGGGGATGAGCGGCTGTTCACCGCGTTCGTCGCCGAACACGACGATGAGCTGGTCGGGATGGCAGTTACCTATCCGATCCATTGGACCTATACGTTACGACCAAAGCTCGTGCTCAAAGAGCTGTTTGTCGTCGATTCCGCCCGGAATATGGGCGTGGGAAAGGCGTTGATGGCGTCGGTGACTGCGCATGCCCGGGCCATGGACGCGTCCGAAGTCATCTGGACTGTCATGACCGGGAACGCCGACGCCGAGAGATTCTACCGGTCTCTGGGAGGCCTGCCGGACCACAAGTGGAACAACTGGACGCTGCGTCTCGATACGTAGCGGTCGTACGCCGGTCCGTGACCCCCGGCAGTCACTTTTTCCGCGATCGAAGCCTGGCCTGAACGATGTAGATTACCAGCGCCAGCGCCCCACCGTAGATCGCGAATGCAGGCGTGTCCGCGCCTTGCTCGCCCAACATGAAGTTCAACGCGCCGCCGGCAAGGATGCCGAACATCATGGCGACCAATGCCTTAACAAATGCGGGCATTTGGGAACGGGGTCTGCGTTCTGTCACTTTGAATCCTCCTTTTCACATCCTTCATCTCCATCAGCCGCGACCGCAGGGCCTTCTCCGTTTGCACTTCCGGAAGCGAGGACAGGTACGCGTCCACCTCTTCCAGGGCGTGTCGGGTTGGCTTCGGCCTACTCAGCGTCCAGGGCAATCGAGTAGGAGGTCATGGTTTTTATCTTCATACTCGACGCACTGGTGAATTGAACGACATCGCAGAAGGCGTGAGCCTGGCCCGAGTTGGATCGGATCACGCCGTTGACCGCCGCCTCCCGTCCATGGGTGATGATGGATTCGATGACCAGGTCGCTCGTTC carries:
- a CDS encoding decarboxylase, with product MGDTLKVGILYPLHSAEDDYPSLAASLKPAVDVRVVHTDSPNLHRIDETLITGSREYLLAGVEELIPQDVDVCMWACASGSFVFGVEGARRQAQDLADALGVPASSTSLAFLSACNALGLRRVAIAATYPEELSKAFRTFLDSDGIEVVHMGYLGVWTGDESALIERDEVLRFARANDHPDAEAVLIPDTALYTAAFLPELETAVGKTVLTANQVTMWEALRLANRLKPQSGLGRLMEVIA
- a CDS encoding DUF3830 family protein, producing MDRFIEVTLKKRGVSCIARLLDDLAPKTCEAVWNALPQENDAYHAKYASNEVYTLVPSFAPSEIGMENPTVTPITGDLLYFFFPPGAVNVPSLREAAFSTGLVDLAIFYGRDNLILSPNMGLVPGNRFGEVTENLEEMVEACTSVWREGFAGERLAFSRVE
- a CDS encoding GNAT family N-acetyltransferase, producing the protein MKVKEHHSDMPDHFAGHQVHLQTARLQLRPFREADFEIAEAYYRDPEFLNAMEGEPPADPPTADSLTRVGRIMAEQGFLFAIVERASGRTIGEVCLQWMNLDRAKIPGEKVMRMPIGIWDKSLWGRGYGREVVCCLMEYAFEELGIDRLRPLDVSVDNARSVALWRACGLRIAGESSDRKLDFEITRSEYVRQRPIHPDQNP
- a CDS encoding HAD family hydrolase, with amino-acid sequence MLDGYSDGLCARRCRRRTCRSPGDRGPTASIGNTGGIFLNITTISFDVDQTLIDTDRVIMRSMESARDELIKRVPGKRSQSLTVEQMWSIRDREEKDYVGKVRDFDEIRRRSFHRMLDHVGYTGPDLSVRLNEAYLEHRYNDIRPYEDVVPMLDALDRHYKLGLLSNGNNYPEYFGLADRFDFAVYAQDIGIEKPDPRTYQIAVERAGCSLDQLLHVGDSLETDVKGAQAVGVHAVWLNRNGAFNDTGIEPDYQIATLTELPALLSLD
- a CDS encoding HigA family addiction module antidote protein; its protein translation is MRNEKLAPVHPGEILMEEFLKPMNLSQNRLALSMGVPARRINEIVLGKRGITADTALRLARYFGMSPQFWMGIQMDYALDVAEDELADRLETEVRPHPLVTRAASS
- a CDS encoding type II toxin-antitoxin system RelE/ParE family toxin; the protein is MIRSFGDRETQLVFSRFRSRKLPHDIQRIAVRKLRMLNRSTILDDLRVPPANHLEKLRGDRAGQYSIRINAKWRICFTWRNGDAYNVEIVDYH
- a CDS encoding HigA family addiction module antidote protein, which translates into the protein MLPDNRIPTHPGEMLLEEFIKPLGMTQAAFADHIGMPLQLLNEIVQGKRGVTPETAWQLSQALDMTPGFWLNLQRKHDLVKKRLESTD
- a CDS encoding aminoglycoside phosphotransferase family protein, which codes for MTYSKLVKDDKALAEHIRRTFDLGSSAFPLHRIGKGFKSVVLGSPAGLVFRVALNKKAQTGHKRECYVLPRLKSLLPVDVPNILSYCEESDDFPFGAMMQNKIEGPALGSVLKRSPRVKPIAGLMGELVLAIQTIRQDDLPELPTSSAPQPEETWSYALSYLKANLSPRELRNAQNWWEQYSEDWEQGCPVQRFSHGDLWHEHVLFHATDEPRVAGVLDWEYAGFGDPIFDFVPQMRLCREYVTCMLEAYQENGGEFGPGALSRIELYLHYRELGGLCYCLETGNEREAQFCLEKFRTVLGPLE
- a CDS encoding phosphotransferase, with the protein product MARKGRSIIQYTVVTTPDVENLLVSLGLDHGRIHPIKGGWSYWTFEIEYRCRDEHTESSNPGWIFRFPRNSVVAKNLRKEQAVLPVVAPQVEFAVPCFEYVGTWRGQPYAGYRRIPGRPLSSRPYTHTKLAGEVAESIAAALSSLHDIPASLVSEACGMDPTVEAWRQRYDELRETVRISISPLLDSRMREAVERGFNRFLDEELTTLDDVALVHCDLGCEHILIEEDGVAGLIDFEDATIGDPAIDFVGIYVTYGMEAVERIRDGYQRESDVQGASVVQHTSCIHRALDVNFVNRLRFYTWMASCHEVIYGLEEGRADLVEEGIAGLQARLGHAGLL